One genomic window of Thermoanaerobacterales bacterium includes the following:
- a CDS encoding DUF1657 domain-containing protein: MTVGTKMHQALASLQTLAGDMKGFALETEDKTAKQMFASYAEQLENIANGFRGRVNYIEQQEPQYKVMQQAQQKQ; encoded by the coding sequence ATGACCGTAGGAACGAAAATGCACCAGGCCCTGGCCAGCCTGCAGACCCTGGCCGGAGACATGAAGGGCTTCGCCCTGGAGACCGAGGACAAGACCGCCAAGCAGATGTTCGCCAGTTACGCCGAGCAGCTGGAGAACATCGCCAACGGCTTCCGCGGCCGGGTAAATTACATTGAGCAGCAGGAGCCACAGTACAAGGTGATGCAGCAGGCCCAACAAAAGCAGTAG